ACGATTTCTGAGTCAGTTAGGACCTGTAGTTTCCACATCACACAGAAAATAGCTCCAGAGAGCCCCTGGTTGCTGAAAAATGAGGCAGACTGAATTCATGATTGCTTCTATGCACCATTTCCTTTCTGGGGCAGCCTGAAACACTTCTCAGGTTGCTAGGCTTCTACTGTACCTCCCCAGCTCCCGCTCCAGGCTGACGCCATGTGTAGCCTGGGGCTTGCTTGACTGACTCTTGCCTTTTCCCTtgcctcttctctccctttggCTGTTCTGGTTTGAGTCAAGAACTTGTCTCTATCAGCAGCAGAAGCGAGCCGTCACACAGCTCTCCATGAACCAAGCGGAGGGAGCACCCCCAGATGTCCTGAGCCGTCAAGGGCTTATATCCATGAGCTCCCTGCCCCAGATTCCCTCCCCTCTCACGGAATTGGTAGAGATCAAAGTAAAACTTTTAGAACTTGGGACAACTACTAGAGAAATGAATAAGCATCCGTGCCTCTCTATTATGTGCATAAACAGGCAGAGTCACAATCATCATTACATATCCAGAAAGTCTGGGGTTTGTAAGCATGCATTTTTGCCATCAATGTTGTGAACACTGTATATTTATTGCACTCGATGATTGGTTGAAGGAACACTGCATGACTCAAAAACTTGGTTTCTTTATTAAAAGGACTCCGCGGTGTCAGCACTAAATGTTGGATCATGAAGATATTTGAACGTGTTGTACCTCTGAAAAGTGAGATGTCAATGCTCACCATGCAGGAGTTAGGAACTCCAGGCAAGACTAGTTTACTTGACTGGTTTATTTCTATACTGAATGAATTTACATTCagataacaaaacaaaaaagccctgaGGCTCCTTTCTCATGAAAGTTTATGTTTCCATTACACTAATTAGTTTTAAACTTCATGAAAATTTGTCAAGTTCATTTCACAAGCTGTcctgaagaattaaaatatcagAATGAATTACTTCCTTAAGGAAATGATTTCTTTGTACTTTCTTTCTAAATTACcctcattaaaaatatacaatGTTATCCTACATAAGTAGACCAAAGCACTGCAGTATTAACTCTTGAAAGGTGTAGAGATTGTACTGTGATACAGGACTTCCTTTTAGAGGTGCTGCcttaaatatgaaaagcaaatgaataagtgcttttacagaagaaaaatttttaGCAAGTATTTTTTCTAAGAGGCTTTTTCTACTCTCTACATTTCTAAAATTGTCTGCTTACCTCtgttaaaacatgaaaagtatAGGCATAAAATGGTCTGGAGTAAACAAACACTGGCAAAACGTAGTCTTTTCTAGCAATTGAGGCAACACGTATTGCCTCCTTGACACGATAGTGAACAAATTTTAGTGCATTTGGACTTGACTTCAGTATATAATCCAGGTATATAGAAGGGTAAAGAGCTGTGCTTTCCTTCCACAGCCAAAGCAGGAGGTCATTGCGGGCAGACTCAATAGCTGGGCATTTCCCTGTGTATGTTTGAGGATGTTCTTTGTAATCATAATTGTAGCAGTCTGGGTAAAGATAGTAACCCCACAAACCGTTTGGTCTCATATGCTCAGCCAGAAGGATGGTGGTGTTCATAAAACTCTTGCCAGCATTTTCAAATTCCTCTTTAGCCACTTTCCTAATTCTGTCCTCTGACCACTGAGGATGCCGTCTCCTAACCATCTCAAGagatttatttctatatatgcTTTTGTTGCCCCAGTTCCTATCCCACTGGGGCCTCCAGTTTTCCCAGTCAATGACTGCAAGTCCCTGGAATTTCTTCATGGGTATGCAGTAGTCAATGTCAGACTTTGCTTTATTAAGGTGTTTGATAAGACTTTCATTCTGGGGCACCCCTCCATTGACAGGATCTCCATTATCTGAATAATAGGGATAGTATCCCAGGTGCGTGTGATAGAAGATTGTCACATTGGATCCACTCAGAGTCTCATTGGTGTTGGATACAATGTCAAAAATACTGAGATCCAGGTCCACCTTGTACCGCAGCCTGCACTGCTCGGTCGGTGCATTCCAAACAACCACGAAAGGCTTGTGCAGAACCAGAGGGGCCTGTGCCGGTTTCGGCAGCTGAGCATCAACCATAGCGAGCAGCGCCGCCACTGCTAACCGTCTGACCCACGCATCCATGGCATGGGGCTTTTCTGGGAAACTCTTATGGTgtgtct
The window above is part of the Strigops habroptila isolate Jane chromosome 3, bStrHab1.2.pri, whole genome shotgun sequence genome. Proteins encoded here:
- the LOC115605247 gene encoding hyaluronidase-1-like; this translates as MDAWVRRLAVAALLAMVDAQLPKPAQAPLVLHKPFVVVWNAPTEQCRLRYKVDLDLSIFDIVSNTNETLSGSNVTIFYHTHLGYYPYYSDNGDPVNGGVPQNESLIKHLNKAKSDIDYCIPMKKFQGLAVIDWENWRPQWDRNWGNKSIYRNKSLEMVRRRHPQWSEDRIRKVAKEEFENAGKSFMNTTILLAEHMRPNGLWGYYLYPDCYNYDYKEHPQTYTGKCPAIESARNDLLLWLWKESTALYPSIYLDYILKSSPNALKFVHYRVKEAIRVASIARKDYVLPVFVYSRPFYAYTFHVLTERDLVNTIGESAALGAAGVVLWGSMQYASSKESCSTVKRYIDGPLGHYVINVTSAAKLCSKVLCKKNGRCIRKNSESSAYLHLSPTNFRIQAHHSERGPKFQVTGEPSLESIEAMRQRFMCQCYQGWTGIFCELPDQRLMERWVHFVFSRSRKQKLYVFLLAAMQLILLCTTH